The sequence TCTTatgataaacagtaaaccaataaGTGTCTcatcaaaaattataaaaaggacttgaagctgtgcatGGTACATCAACTGACACCAGGAGTTCATCCTCTAATGGGATGTTACTACTCTTCACAAAACAATGGACCTCTATCAGACGGTAAAAGATGACAAATTTCCATTACAACAGAGAATACTGAGGCTTGTTGAGACGTTTTAATTGAGGCAGACTTTTCAGTTTTACAATATATGACACAGCTATTcgtgtttattatgtacttctacagTAACTCATGAAGTAAATTATACATTTCATAAGAAGGCACTGAATTAGGGTGGCTCATGCTCagaatttttccaattttcttttcttttattaacaaGTTATATTGCTTTCTTGATTCTAAATTGCTGAGTAAGGGAAAATTGGCTGTTATATTACTTTATGCCTCACTTACAAGCTAGCAACACATAGGCATGGAAGAGAGGCTACCTTAGTAGCCTGGACTCCATAAACTAAATGTAAGGCAAGTTATTTACAATTATGGTAAACAAAGTTTACATTGGACAAAGTGCACCTCGAGGACCTTCATGAATAGATTTACACAACAAATACTGATTCAGCACAAATGGAAACAATGGTAATGCATTATAACATATCttactatattaaaaataaattaatattctgGCTATTGCAAAGAATTGTATGGGGACACTggccattttaaaatcaattttcatCTAGCAGCCAGGTCTTAAGGAGGTCACGTGAATGCTTTTCCAACTGAAGCTTTGAGGATGCATTGCATAAAGAAAGCCCAAAAAAAGTACTTGCAGTTGCAAACGATTATTAGAGAGTTAATTATAAAGTATTCAAGCCCAaggaaattaaaagcaaaaattaaggTGAGGAGCAAAACAGATTATTATTTCTGTGTCAAAAAGTGGCAGATTTTCATACAGTACATGCGGATTTTAATTAATATCTCAAACATTTTAgttaataaagcatctaaaaagaatttagaaaaaggaaaatgtttgctttagcctttttaatttcaaacaggTGGCAGAAAGCATACAGCAGAACAGACTCTCTGGGGTGAGGGCCCTGTGTTACCTGCTGGAGCTCTAACAGGAGTTTTGGGGGATTCCATTATGTCTCTATGAACAGATTTGGGACGTGGCTTCTTCTGTTTGCAGCTAGCTGGGCGAGGTTTGATCACCGTGTCCATATCCTCCATCAGTTTTAACTGTtttcttcttagatactcctgttTAATAAACTCCCGTCGGGCTTTCTCATCTTCTTTTTTCTGGCGGTCTTCTTCTGCTTTGATTCTaagtaaaaatatcaaaaagtggTTCATATTCTTAAGGGTTACTAAAGGAAGGGCTGACAATAATCAGAGGTATTCAGTTTTATATATGCACTAGTACTATAAACTTGTAACATGATGACAGTCAGGGTTGGTTCCACATCCTTGGACAGCTTGCACTCGGAACTGTCAATAGTCATGAActgagatgagctgggcaaataagGACACAAACAGTCAGCAAAGGGTTGGTGCAAAGTGATAAGTGAGTTATTCACATCAATGTGATCAAAAAGTACATTGCCAAAATTCTtaattcaataaataagtaatacaataaaacaagTGCTTAATAAATAAGTTtagtaaaatgagattaaaactcAAGGCAGATCCTTATTTCTTTAAAACCATGACCTCCAATGCTTCTTTCTAAATCTGGGTGTCTCCCCTGCTTGTCCTGTCTGGACCTTCCAGTGAAAGAAGACATCCATCAGCAGGTGCAGTGAACCATCTAACCTGGCTCATGTTCCCATCATCAGTTCTTCAGCATCTATGGGGCACCACACATACAACCCCCACTAAAAGTCCTTAGGCAATAGCCGGAGACACCCCATAATGCATGTCACATGATGGGAGCACCCTCTTCAGGCCCTCAGGGGCTAACTCCTGACCACCTGACTTCTAACCCTGCCTTTCGCTTGctttcttctctctttcattaacctccattctttttctttctgcacctTCGTTTCAATGTCCGATTCTCTTGCCTCTAGACTCTTCTTTTAAGCTGTGGCCAGGTGCAAACCGAGGCATGAACACTTGTTCAGAAAACCCAAATCATGGTAAAAGTAattttcatctttttccattaGCCTTTGTATTTGCTTGTTGACAATTGTATGTCCTTGCTCTTCTGACATTTTACTGAAGGCATAAAGACCTCCTGTGCACTTTTTTTTCCTAAGTGAAAGATAAAGTTACTCTATtgcttgatatatttttttcacaacaGTTGAATAATGAAACCTCAAGTCACTTTCACATTTTGGTACAGACTCCAAATTTATATTCAGCTGTGAGCGACATGTTTTTCCTGTTAACCTTTATGATTTttgagaaaacacaaaatgttcaAGATTTAACTAGATATTCATCTGTAGGCAGCGTTCTTGGGAAAAATAACACTTTGGTTAGATTAACAGCTTTGATAGGAACTGAGGAGGCAAACTGCTGTTGTTCAGTTCACTGCATGACATTGCAATCAAAGTTTGTAACTATTACCCAAGATAATTTAAactgatggcaaaaaaaaaagcttatcaTGGGGTGAAATGTTTCTGAAAACTTCTGTGTATCTATCATGGAAACAAACCCTGATGTGAAACCCACAAAACAGCCATGACAATAATACAGTAATTTTTTTGCtccaaaatatataatttatatattttatatttttttatgtttacattttggtTAATTAAGAGTGTCATGTTTTGAAATGGATTCCATACGTCAAGTTTAAAATGCTCAATAAACATGTGCATGAATGACCATTTTCACTACAGTATAGAGTGCCTTTATTCTGCAGTGAGGTGGGCAGTCTTTGCCATTGCAGCTGGAGCCATTTCAGCGTTTGACTTTGCctctgactttctcttttacgTGACTGTGGACCCCTCAGAGGTTTACTTTCTCCatggatgctgctgactggagtttttgttttcctctcctccattgtcaacaggccacaattcaaaaatgaattaatgtgcAGATATTATtgggttccatttatgttaattagattTTGAGTACCCTGTATTCCTAGCTGTTTAAACAAATCCGTGTCTTTATAtgtattcattatgtaattaataaactgtaaaatttatacttgcattttaccagATTACCAGAGTGTGCCTGAGCTCGGGggagagtgctatacaaaaataaaataaattcagtttcttaatgtaatatttctcttctcttctcagtTCCCTGCTAGATTGTTTTTAAATACACCATGATCTCTTGGGTCTATATTCTATACTGTTTGCTTTATTTCAATTCACTCacttttaagaagtgttttatgtatttattattccaTTAATCAGATGGCAAGAAACCATGAGTTgtatacaacaaagaaaatagcAACTGTAGTTTAAACTGATGCCATTTTTACCATTATGTGTGTTTACCATAAATTAattgctttaaaatatattttgaaaaaaaaaaataaataaatgttgaggAATCAAGAGGTTCTAATTATCCTGGGTGCAGTTTGTTGATTTTCTCCAAAAAAAGGAATGAATAGGCTGGAAGGAATTTCAGACATGATAGAATTAtgatcctcccacagtccaaagacagcaGGTTAGacgcattggcgattttaaattgtccctagtgtgtgcttggtatgtgtgtgtgtgtgtgccctgcccggtgggctggtgccctgcccggagtttgtttccttccttgcgctctgtgttggctgggattggctccagaagacccctgtgatcctgtagttaggatatagtgggctggataatggatggatggatagaattatgataggtaaaaaaaaagcagaacacCTAAAGAAATGACAAGTTTCATAACCCATAAAAGACAGGAACAAAGGTCTGTAGGAAGTGCAGCACGTTAGTACAAAGATAACCCAAACCTGGTTTAAAACATTGATTGAATAAATGGTGTCAAGCTATACCCTCAAGATATTAGCTATTACATTTATTGCAACAGACTTTACTTGTGGATAGCCACTATGTTTTACGTATTCACCTAACCATCAATGCAGATTACGATCACCGCTTCAAAGTTCCTAAGCCTTCTCACTGTAGTACACTGATATATTATTTTTAggtatttctttaaattattgGGATAACATTTTGTGCTCATGATTGTTGCTTTTGATGAGTATACACTTGTAAAAAGAATGTCTTTGCACTACCtctttttgttttacagtatacactttatttaatgctttgttttttaaatattttactgctTTATCACACATATGCCCAAATTCTGTGGAAACAATGTAAATCTTTAAAGTTGGAAATGTTTCTCTCAATATATTACAGCAGTGGCTTTCTAACCCTGGCCTGTCAGCTCTTAGAAAGCAGCCCACTAAAACTTTATCACTGCtgaaaaatgtcaacataatGATTTTGGTGACCTCTGCTGTTAACAACCAGACACTGTCATTTTGCTTTGTACTTCTGATGTCCACATTTACTTCTGGATGCATTTCGCTGTATTTTTGTAACCTTTACTACCATTGGCTTGCCTACTTTGCCCCGTGTGACCTCCTAACATTAAATCTGGGTTGCATGTTTGTGCTGTAATTGATATGAACATCTTGCTGTCATAATGTACTGTAGTCCCACTGTGCTAGAATAATTTTTTTGctcaaataataaacattaaaaccTTTCTAAAGTTACAGGAtcaaagaatgcaaaaaaagtCAATGTGTGGACATTGTTTGCCCTGAATTCAGACCTTAATATCCAATTTCAAAGTCCAGTTAGGTTAAATCTAAGAATGAATATTATagctaaaaaaaagtttaaatagtaAGTATTCATTATTTGACAAGTACAAAGAACAGAACATTAATCTTGGCAATCAAAAAGATGCCATTCTCTGACGCAGAATAATCACTCCTGCATTCAAAACTGCTGTTAAGAGTGCTGGGTGACAAACAAGTTGagtcaaaatttaaaaagccTGTCCATGAGGTTCACCATCAAATAGCACTACATGTTACAAAACTGTACTTTATTTCTTTGGAAATCAATGAATCCAATGGTATTTGCTGTACTGCTCAGGTGGTAATTCATGTTTGAGCAATAGATGATAATTTTGAAGTTATTGAatatggtagcgctgctgcctcacagtaaggagacctggatttgcatgttctctccatgtctgcgtgggtttcctctgggtgctccggattcctcccacagtccaaagacatgcaggttaggtgcattggcaatcctaaattgtccttagtgtgtgcttggtgtgtgtgccctgcggtgggctggcaccctgccttgcgccctgtgttggctgggattggctccagcagacccccgtgaccctgtgttaggatatagcgggttggacaatgactgactgactgaataacaCCCTAGACATGACTTAAAGTAAGAGACTACTAAAAGGAGTGACcccatttaaaacttttaagccATGTGTAGATTGAAATAACAGAATGGTAAAAAATGGATGGCATCTTCACTGATGGCATGTCAGCCTTAACAGGTCAAAAACTCAAACGTTTGCAATAGTTGGAAAAAATTCTTgacctgtgtttttttaaaaatagaactgTGTTATTCATCAGGAGGCACTATATGGAACAAAACTACTGTGTATATGAAACAAGCTGTGGATTTACTTTTGAGACGTGCAAGCAAAATTGCAATGCCCACTATATACACAAGTACAGACAGTCAAAAGGATGAACACAATATGGTGAACTGCTTTTGGACTCAGAAATCAGATAGCTATGAAAAGACAAGGCACTCTTGAATTTCTGGACTTTGAAAAGTGGTATCTCTCTGTTTTTGCTGGAAATACATGAATTGCCTACAGAGTCTCATTAATGACGACTGGCTCAAAGACTTGGAATTTCTGATTGATGTCACATCTCACCTAAACTGTTACAAAAATGTGGCCTTAAGGCAACAAGTACTTTATAAAATTCTGAGATGTCACTTACTCATTTAGCATAAAATTACTGTTGTTGGTTGGACAGGAAAGATAAGTAACTTGATTCAAGAAAGGCAACTTAGCAAATTTGCCAAAACTTtccaatgggagattttgaaatttccaaaCTGTGTACAGCAAGCTTTATTCGAGATATCAACATGAAAATTAAATTTGTGCGACAAATTTTCTTAAagttttaattaaagtaaaattaaattttcttGCAACAAAATTTTCTTAAATCTCTACTTCCAGTGTTAAAATATAGGTAGCATGCTGGTGCAATAGTACCAATGCTGCATCGCAATTAGGATACTTGGGGGTCACGTCCTGGATGCTCtctgcgaggagtttgcatgttctttccgtaTCCAAGTGGATTTCTACCATTTGCCCTCATTTCCTttcacactccaaagacatttACATTAGGTGAACTGgtattgctaaattggcccaagcGACTGTATGTGGTCaccatgcaatggactggtgcactGTCCAGGTTTTGTTCATGCCTTGTACCAAATGAAGCATAGGCTTCAGCTGCCCCCTGTCCCTGCCCTGGCTAAGTGGATTAAGAAAACACATGGATGTTAAGATGTCAGTTGTTCtgtaaaagcacattttaaaatagaatttttttgcaatttttttctttcttgctatTATGTAAGAGAAATTGCAACCCTGCAAGTccttaaacagtttaaaaaatagtTCAACAAAAATAAGATGTTTAAACTTTATCAAattgttttattacaaaaattaataaagatcTATTGTGCACAGTAGGAAAGTATGTGACAGATTTTGATGTCTGCCCGGTTCctcttctttgaaaaacaaaatctagTCTTCCCAAAAGATGGCTGCTTGGCTAACTAGCATTTAAAAGATGTGTTAGTCACATAATCTCCAGATAAGATGCGAGTCTGCAGCCCCAGCACAGTGGAACATGCCTTGAATTTGCCAAGGTAAGTTGATAcagatacaaagaaaaaaaactgtagtcAAATCAGAAATCATATTGTGCATCACCCCACACAAGTTGCTATGCTCATGAAACACAAGGCCtgaaataattaatttgaaaaatcaaAAGGACACAAGCACATCACAGACACATGCAACTTTTCTGACTGTATGCACTTTTATAGTGAAACAGTTTTGATTATAAAACTGATGATGATACATAGTAgtgaaataacacacacacacacatattattgtgtttattactattattaatgtgTGTATAGTTTATTGATTTTTCCAGAATCTTCTCAGAGTTTCATCTGCACTCTGCCCACCTGCTTCCCACCACAGGAATAGTCTACTCTTAAATGTTAGTCCCATCCCACACAAAAAAGGAATCTGGTTCTGCAGATTGGATTTCCACAGGAATTCAGACCTCTATACTGAATgagataccagtccatcacagcacaACTCACATCAGGAAAATTTAGTGACAAACAtgcttgtctttggattgtaAAACAAAATTAGAGTGTTTGGTCACCACAGTGACATGGTCAGGAATTAAACCCAGTCCTTCATTATGACATCTCATTCACCAAGTCTGATAGTCAGAATGAGTTTCTTACTTTAAAGatcagattttttaaataaattgtttctgaCATTTAACAAAAAGTTACAAATTTGATAAACCTGAAAAATCCAGAAATCTAGTGGGACTTCCACAAGCTGAAGACAGGAAACTAtgtctttctttaaaaaatgcagcaATCTTTGCTCAGCTTATCCTCCTGTGAATACCTTGGGTTGAATTGGAGTGACTGCCTCTTCTAGATAAATCACTGTAAACCTCAAGTCGAACCATTTGAAATGTGCTTGTGGCAAAATGGATCTATGGAGCCCACTTTGTCTAATAGCGATCCAGTACGAGCCACTCCAGCCCACAGTGGTGTGTCCCACTAACTGGGTTTAGTTAATATTCAAGTATTTAGGCACCTAATTGTACCAAGCCCATTAATTGTGCTAATACAACTGTGTCACACATTAATAATCAGAATTTGTATTTCAAATTTGAATTGCTTGATTTGATGTTGTGTATAAAATGGCCATTATACATTAAACAAGTACATAATTCTATGAATCTACAGTTCTTATAATAATAGTTTAGGTTACCAAACTTTAACTCTCTCTTTTGTGATTTGATAATGCTGAACTTACTTTAAAACAtggcaatgaaaaacaaaacccaaGCTGATTAGCCTACCTGGCCTCCTCTTTTTTCTGCTCCAATTCTGCCTCTAACTGTTGTTTCCTCTCCtgattctctttctctctcctaaGACGTTTCTCTAGTAGAGCTGCTCGTTTCATTGCCATATCATCTTCTCCTTTCTGATCATCCTATTGgcagtgaaataaaacaaatataactaACAACAACAAATTAAACATAATTGACATGTTAGTCGGCAGAATACATCTGAATTCAAATTCTGAGacagtaaaatccatgcaggttTTTAGAGGTAAACTGAGATGTCTGGGCTACGTTTTAAGGTGATAATGTTCCTCAATGCCAGATAATGCAAATGCATGCATTTTCAGTATCTGCATTCTTTGTCTAGATCCCTGAAAGTGTAATATCAATGCCTTAACAATAACCAATGAGAGAAAATACGAAAATATTCagaaattgattatttattatatttaggaggcagcacggtggtgtagtgggtagcgctgctgccttgcagttaggagacccgggtttgcttcccgggtcctcctggcgtggagtttgcatgttctccccgtgtctgtgtgggtttcctcccacagtccaaagacatgcaggttaggtgcactggcgactctaaattgtccctggtgcgtgcttggtgtgtagacatgtgtgtgtgtgcaccctgcggtgagctggagccctgcccggggtttgtttcctgccttgcaccctgtattggctgggattggctccagcagacccccgtgaccctgtagttaggatatagcgggttggataatggatggatggatgatattcagcatattaataaaatatgtatacatattaCTGTGGAAAAAGTATTTACCTATTACTAATTTCCTTGTTAATGAAAACTTTTCACACTGAACGTTTTCAGGTTTCTAAAATCTAATACTGGATAAAGAGAATCTATAAGGAGGTACCAAAAAAATTTCTGgaattcttaaaaaaagaaaaaaaagaaaacacttcatTGTTAAACTTACAGCAATTCTCTTTTAGCcaccttcaaaatactctccttgagACGCAATACACTTAGCCCTGCGCTTCTCCCATCCCTTTTAACACTTCTTCTAACTCATCTTttgttacaatgtttttttttcctggatttctaaCACAGTACCAAATCTTCTTTCTTTTAGTCTTAATTTTAACTTCAGGAGCAAAAAAGAAGACACAGGGAACAAGACctaatttttgaaataaattttataaaacacCATGCATGTTCATGTTTAAGATGGGGTCTACAGATTTGcacctatatatttttttatgttttacaacCTTATGTATGGTCatactgttttttaatatactgaaatttattatttccttttatgacttaatttaaaatggacatcatatcatatcatatctctAGGGCAAAATGAGTTAATCTACTGTATCTCCTAAGGTTTTTCAGGCAAGGAAGCTACAAACTTGATGCAAGGTAGTTAAACCTAGTAATCAAAGCTCCAAAGAGTGGTGACATGTTCCATATTGATTAGCCCAAGCAAGTAACAATTTCAATGTATCCTGTATAAGTGACAATAATGACTCATAAGCTCagaatatgtatgtactgtactggattttttttccacAAGGAATCAGGAGAGTGTCACTGAATAAGTGGAATAGAAACAGGGGTAAAGATTGCATCAGGTAAATTGATCTATATAATTGCACTGGAGACTGGCAATGTGCTGCATTGTGGATGgacattaaagtaaaaatttcactatatTCTGTAATACTAGTCCTACTATTATTACTTCTACAAAGTAAACAAAATCTAGTAACACTTAAGACTATCTTTCATTATTAAGTCATTAATAAACATTATAGAAAGCTTCTCCACAGCTTTATAAATCACTGATTCATTAGCTGTAACTCTTGCTGCAGCATCTACTTGAAAGTTGAACAGCATACACCCAAAGGGTTTGTAAAAGTTTAATAATTATGAAGTGTTACCacacattttaaccttttttgtcttgaaagatattaaaaagaagttgttgAAACTTTACAGCAACTGCctgtttatttgttaaaaaaacagaGCCAACACACTAAATGATAGGTTCACTTTGATACCTCAAACTCTAACTGCTAAACAATTAAATGCTACAACTGTTCTAAAGATAATTCCAACCAAAGTTAATTTGTTGAGGTTTACAGGAAAATTAATTACCACATTGTGTATGATATTTACTATGAAAAAGTGAAGTAGAAAAAAgttgtttataaatgttttcagACAAAAACTTGTATGTAAAGATGACAAAATAGTAATTCCAAAAATGACATGAGGTCACTGATGTGTTTATGTTGTGCTAATAGGATTATCAACGCTTACTTTAAAAAAGAATCCACAGCACATTTTCTGCTCTTCATCATAATTATCCATTCCAGCTTCTCCATCATTTGCTTCTTCCAGGATTTCACCATCTAGTGGCTTTAAAACTGACAGGGGCACCTCAATTAAACTTGAATTCTTGGACGTATCATCATTAAACTCAACAGAACTATCAGCATTAGGAGTCACAATTACAGTCTCTGTAACAGTCTGCGACAAAATCTCTGAAACACTTGATTCTAAGAGCTTTCCCTTATTGTCGTCTTTCTCCTCCACTTGCAGACCTCCtacctcttttgttttttccttattatCTATGGCCTTTTCAACCACTGGTAACACTTCTAAAACCCTCTCTTTTACTGAGGCAATGGTTTTATCTTCTTCTGCAGAAGTATGATCTGCTGAGTCTAAATCCTTTTGAATACTGTGATCATCTCCAAGGCATACAAATGATCTAGTCTGCGTTTGGCTTGGGGAGAATCTCCTCAAACGTGGAAGGCTATCTACCGACTGGGGTGGTGTCAAAATCCGGTTAAAAGGTGTTAGTTTTAGATCGCTAGGCCTTGGAGTCCTTGGAGTTTTGGAATTAAAAGATGCAGATTTTCTTGTGATAGTTTGAGGAGACCTGTGAGATGTTCTAGGAGACTCCCCAGATGACAAAACAGGAGACATGGAACCAGTTGAGCGGGAGGATGTACGCAACTCCCTAACTTGCTTTTGGGGTGATGGCTGAGGTGGAGATATAACCCATGCTTGCTGCTCCCTCATCTGCATTATAACTTCCTGCTGTTGTGCTAAACGCTGCATTTCCTGCTGCAAAAAGAATAATGAAGAATTCAGTTTCTCTATGGATTTTGTATACTCTAAGAGGTCACTCTCCACAATAGCCTCCTCATTGGGTGATTTTAACCACCTGCCTTGGGGTGAAtctaaattatccaaaatgtcatttttacatttcCCAGGTTTCATGCGGTTATCCTCAGGTGATTTTGAAATATGATCATCAGATGATAATTTTTCATCTTCAGAGCCAGCAGCTTCCTCCCTAAGTGGCGATGTACCATCTCCTTTCTTCTTCACCACTGTTAGAAAGGCTGTTCTTCCCATTCTCTGCCTGTGTTGTGTAAATGCTGCTTCAACCTTTTTCTTCTGTGCTTCAATAGCTCGACGCTTCTCTTCTAATTTCATTCTCAGTTGTACCATTTCTGACGCCAACAGCTGTGTAGGATCTTTCCCTTGTTTCACTGGGCTTTCATCAGGAGTCTGGGCCCATGATACCATATGTGGAATATTGAGCTCTGAACTTTCTGGAGTAGTTTTCTGAGAGCTACTTCCACTACTCCTGCCATCAACATTGTTCAGTTTCTTAAACTTCTGCTCTGCAAAGCTTGTCATCTTAACTCCAGAACCAGAAGAAGTTGTGCTTCCAGCCTGGGACTTAATACTTACTGAACTTGGACAAGGGCTAATGATTTCCCTTGTGTGCCCAACCTTTAGCTCATAGTCATGGTCCATGTCCGAATCCATGCTTACAGTATAATCTTTAAGGGAAGAATCCTCATCCATTGTTTCTTGAATGTCTTCTGTACGGACATGAATTCCAGTGTCCACCTCTGTTGTGTCTGGACTCAGTGAGCCCTTAGCTTCCTCATTAGAATCATTAAGAACTTCTTCTCTTTTGAGTTTTAAATTATTGACTCCAATTTCTTGACTATGGAGAAAAAATCCATTGTTCACTTTCTCAGTCTGAATTACTCCTTGCATTTTTTCAGAATCATGAATTATCTGTAAAGCTTCCTCAATGCTTGGTGTCCCCACATGATTGCCATAGTCATCCAGTACCGGTCCATTTGCAAGTCTAACTTGACTGCTTTTTCCAGCACATCTGCCCGATGTTTCAGGGAGATAAATTTCCTCTTCAATACCTTCTGTCTCATTTTGTCCATTTACAGGCTGAAACAACAAATTTCGTTTTATATTCCTTGGGATTGGATTGACTTTAAACCCAAGACCTTCATTGCTGATAGATCTTGTCATCCCTCGGGTGGGAGCTGCTGTAGACTGCACAGTATTTTCCTTATCAAAAGGAATATCAAATGATACTCCATGTACCGATGACCTGAAGAgaagtaaataattttttaaaaattagaaatattaataaaatcatttcaaaatatgtaaCAAGAAATCATTATGCTAATATCTTTTCATCACTATTGCTTTAACTTAGTTTCATTTAATATGTTCATGAATTTTACAACTCTTTTCCTGCATATGCTGTATATTTCATGACCTATTAACAAATATTTCCTTTAATACAAACTATACCACAGAGATCAGATGACTTAAAAGTATATAACATAACAGCACTCTTAAATCAATTTAATACAGTTCAGGGTCACAAAATGGGAAGCCTATCCCAAATAATAACACTAATAATTGATACAACAGCAAAAGTTTAAAATTTACATTCAAATACACCTGAGTAAAATAggttaaatatttttaactggttacattattttttacaggatattaaaaaaacaacacaacagtATCCCTGAAGTTGTTAAATGCATCTGCATATTCAAGATTTTAGTATACTTATTGAAG comes from Polypterus senegalus isolate Bchr_013 chromosome 14, ASM1683550v1, whole genome shotgun sequence and encodes:
- the camsap2a gene encoding calmodulin-regulated spectrin-associated protein 2a isoform X7; protein product: MGDAADSKETKKTFIVPAIKSFDHYDFSRAKIACTLTWLVAKGYGTDNVPADLKEPFYTDQYDQEHIKPPVVNLLLSAELYCRAGSLILKSDAAKPLLGHDAVIQALAQRGLYVTDQEKLVTERDLRKKPIQMNAHLAMIDTLMMAYTVEMVSVEKVVKCVQQYSTFYPDTDMPYDTEDAIICWINKVNEHLKEIILHEQKIRECQSSDTPAGPRARYRKEQTMPRQMPCIPPVENLLKDSTDGCALAALIHFYCPDLVKLEDICLKETMSLADSLYNLQLIQEFCQENLNRCCHFTLEDMIYASSSIKNNYLVFMAELFWWFEVVKPSFVQPRVVGIDELVQPVRSIPTVPISNATKRSFMDNPSASSTEIGQTPSLPASLLPLRHSLQNPQKAISGVMRRSTSMSYVDGCIGTWPKEKRSSVHGVSFDIPFDKENTVQSTAAPTRGMTRSISNEGLGFKVNPIPRNIKRNLLFQPVNGQNETEGIEEEIYLPETSGRCAGKSSQVRLANGPVLDDYGNHVGTPSIEEALQIIHDSEKMQGVIQTEKVNNGFFLHSQEIGVNNLKLKREEVLNDSNEEAKGSLSPDTTEVDTGIHVRTEDIQETMDEDSSLKDYTVSMDSDMDHDYELKVGHTREIISPCPSSVSIKSQAGSTTSSGSGVKMTSFAEQKFKKLNNVDGRSSGSSSQKTTPESSELNIPHMVSWAQTPDESPVKQGKDPTQLLASEMVQLRMKLEEKRRAIEAQKKKVEAAFTQHRQRMGRTAFLTVVKKKGDGTSPLREEAAGSEDEKLSSDDHISKSPEDNRMKPGKCKNDILDNLDSPQGRWLKSPNEEAIVESDLLEYTKSIEKLNSSLFFLQQEMQRLAQQQEVIMQMREQQAWVISPPQPSPQKQVRELRTSSRSTGSMSPVLSSGESPRTSHRSPQTITRKSASFNSKTPRTPRPSDLKLTPFNRILTPPQSVDSLPRLRRFSPSQTQTRSFVCLGDDHSIQKDLDSADHTSAEEDKTIASVKERVLEVLPVVEKAIDNKEKTKEVGGLQVEEKDDNKGKLLESSVSEILSQTVTETVIVTPNADSSVEFNDDTSKNSSLIEVPLSVLKPLDGEILEEANDGEAGMDNYDEEQKMCCGFFFKDDQKGEDDMAMKRAALLEKRLRREKENQERKQQLEAELEQKKEEARIKAEEDRQKKEDEKARREFIKQEYLRRKQLKLMEDMDTVIKPRPASCKQKKPRPKSVHRDIMESPKTPVRAPAGSRPRVFSVSSLSLASLNLGDNDSIQSGRRTPRPESADGFLSPCRSASRNGEKDWENGSTTSSVASNTEYTGPKLYKEPSAKSNKHIIQNALAHCCLAGKVNEGQKNKILEEMEKSEANNFLILFRDSGCQFRSLYTYCPEMEEINKLAGIGPKSITFKMIEGLYKYNSDRKQFSHIPAKTMSASVDAITIHSHLWQTKRPVTPKKILPSKS